From Rudanella lutea DSM 19387, a single genomic window includes:
- a CDS encoding Fic family protein — protein sequence MKKLGNLVKPVEPAPTYKGIRDLLVRLSEQGQSVFASALESPTIQEINNEYYYWDKVKYKVPASLKGVLQPAEFWQIVKYSRILNQKTLSVAGHVFHFTQTDGLYSLLHEFDLNLGGTLGGQTTLDKTEQHKFLIGSLMEESIASSQIEGAVTSRVVAKDMLRKGRSPRNLSERMILNNYETINYIVTQKDKFLTAESLMTIHRLITADTLEHEADSGRLRTHNDIHVVDALNGEIIHTPPSHPVLPDFVQALCELFNDENPPFFLHPVVKASIIHFLIGYFHPFIDGNGRTARALFYWYLLRKGYWLTEYLSISRVIMQSRNQYYRAFQYVENDSNDVTYFVHYQTNALKKAYKDLKHYIERKTAERTQRASLLRLGGLSERQVEILQIIRDEPTLALTVKEIQNRFGTSNQTARNDVEKLVAARFLSVIKINRKEQRFVKSEQFDNLLKP from the coding sequence TTGAAAAAATTAGGAAATCTTGTGAAACCAGTTGAACCCGCACCTACTTACAAGGGCATACGCGACCTGCTTGTTCGCTTGAGTGAACAAGGCCAATCCGTATTCGCATCCGCGCTAGAAAGCCCAACTATTCAAGAGATTAACAATGAATACTATTACTGGGATAAAGTAAAATACAAAGTACCGGCTTCACTCAAAGGAGTATTGCAGCCAGCCGAGTTTTGGCAAATTGTGAAATACAGCCGTATCCTGAATCAGAAAACACTCAGCGTCGCGGGTCATGTTTTTCATTTTACACAAACCGATGGCTTATACAGCCTGCTTCATGAGTTTGACCTTAATCTCGGAGGCACTTTAGGTGGTCAGACGACATTAGACAAAACCGAACAACATAAATTTTTGATTGGGTCTCTGATGGAAGAATCTATCGCATCCAGTCAAATTGAAGGGGCTGTTACGTCACGCGTGGTAGCCAAAGACATGCTGCGCAAAGGTCGCTCACCACGTAACCTATCAGAGCGAATGATTTTGAATAATTACGAGACCATTAACTACATCGTTACCCAAAAAGATAAATTTCTCACGGCTGAGTCGCTGATGACGATTCATCGGTTGATAACAGCTGATACGCTGGAACACGAAGCCGATTCGGGTCGGCTTCGTACCCACAACGATATTCACGTTGTAGATGCTCTCAATGGCGAAATCATCCATACGCCCCCTTCACACCCTGTTTTACCCGATTTTGTCCAGGCCCTCTGCGAACTGTTTAACGATGAAAACCCACCATTTTTTCTACATCCGGTGGTCAAAGCCAGCATTATCCATTTTCTGATTGGTTACTTCCATCCATTCATCGACGGAAACGGTCGTACAGCCCGTGCCTTATTTTATTGGTACCTGCTTCGGAAAGGCTACTGGCTTACCGAATACCTGTCTATTTCACGGGTCATTATGCAATCCAGAAACCAATATTACCGGGCGTTCCAGTATGTAGAGAATGACAGCAACGATGTTACGTATTTTGTTCATTATCAGACCAACGCCTTAAAAAAAGCGTACAAGGACTTAAAACACTATATAGAGCGTAAAACGGCTGAACGAACCCAACGGGCTTCATTATTACGCCTGGGTGGACTCTCAGAGCGACAAGTTGAAATTTTACAGATTATTCGCGATGAGCCAACTCTTGCGCTGACAGTCAAAGAAATTCAAAATCGTTTTGGCACGTCTAACCAAACGGCTCGAAATGATGTAGAAAAATTAGTAGCCGCCCGCTTTTTGTCGGTTATAAAAATCAACCGAAAGGAACAGCGGTTTGTAAAGAGTGAGCAATTCGACAACCTTCTTAAACCGTAA
- a CDS encoding Crp/Fnr family transcriptional regulator: MERYYQTLYNYVGQIIELPEADKTSIRQLFKPFFVPKDTIIESAGQVPQYHNFIVSGYMRNFHLDTDNNEITTDLNDGPRFFTSYFHFMNRTVSPESLHCITDCELLRISRDDVEAGAKDSLTQKDYTIQILQKHLYEDKMRMTDMATLSADERYRKFIRDKPGILQHVPLGYVASYLGITQRHLSRLRKVIVS; encoded by the coding sequence ATGGAACGCTATTACCAGACGCTCTACAACTATGTCGGTCAAATAATTGAATTGCCTGAGGCCGACAAAACCAGCATTCGGCAGTTATTTAAACCGTTTTTTGTACCCAAAGACACGATCATCGAGTCGGCTGGTCAGGTCCCTCAGTATCATAACTTCATTGTGTCGGGGTATATGCGGAACTTCCATCTTGACACTGACAACAACGAGATCACGACAGACCTGAATGATGGCCCCCGATTTTTTACCTCGTACTTTCATTTTATGAATCGGACGGTGTCGCCAGAAAGCCTACATTGTATTACTGACTGCGAACTGCTTCGTATTAGTCGGGACGATGTGGAAGCGGGAGCTAAAGACAGCCTGACGCAGAAAGATTACACGATTCAGATTTTGCAGAAACACCTCTACGAAGATAAAATGCGGATGACCGATATGGCCACTTTATCGGCCGACGAACGATACCGTAAGTTTATTCGAGACAAACCCGGTATTCTGCAACATGTGCCCTTGGGCTATGTGGCTTCATACCTGGGTATTACCCAACGGCACCTGAGCCGGTTGCGCAAGGTGATAGTTTCTTAA
- a CDS encoding TonB-dependent receptor translates to MQKQCVGRLWLAHLVFGSVSVFGQQEPVSLSMVTVRASAPERFLAGQKLERVDSAALQQFRFQNLSDLLAFQTPLVFKNYGGGQISTVSFRGTSPNHTAVLWNGVNVNQPMTGQTDFSGLPALGFDQVSVQYGSGGSVVGSDAVGGSLLLRSLPRYAETGVRASVGYGEASFQNRQMQASVQFAGRPTVAGQIAGKTTLYNHQFNNRYPYRERGYYFMEPSNAWQRGLMQDFFWRNRRNGQWSINAWLTDYAVTVAPADTLGRERTRTQGYRLLASYEADRWTVRAGWLRDVLDYAKADFSKPSHSLTDRLLTRLERELVVSRGGVSLWQVRVGAEVVHYRTRVDGYGGQLITENRADVYALARYQTGRLTASANFRQGFVMGFNPPPTPSLGIDYTLIQRDRSRLSARASVGRSYRVPTLNERYWKNLGNPDLRPEHGLNAEVGLSARMQPTAAWLVTVDGTAYRNRIDDWTYWNPDRGYRVENLQQVLARGFELATTATYTQSRWRVGGRLSYGLTRSSQLRAYDVYAQNIVGKQLPYVPVHTTSAMAYTQYRQWRLTLLTQLQSRRYSTFDNTQYLPGIVLTDLMVSVPVRVGGLRLQVQGQVNNLFDALILNVKQNAMPGRNYALNVVLHTR, encoded by the coding sequence GTGCAAAAGCAATGTGTAGGCAGGCTTTGGCTTGCCCATCTGGTATTTGGTTCGGTGTCGGTTTTCGGCCAACAGGAACCCGTATCGCTGTCGATGGTGACTGTGCGGGCCTCTGCGCCCGAACGGTTTCTGGCCGGTCAGAAACTCGAACGTGTCGACTCGGCGGCCCTGCAGCAGTTCCGGTTTCAGAACCTGAGCGATTTGCTGGCGTTTCAGACTCCGCTCGTTTTCAAAAACTACGGTGGGGGCCAAATCTCGACGGTTTCGTTTCGGGGTACCTCGCCCAACCACACGGCAGTGCTCTGGAACGGCGTCAACGTAAACCAGCCCATGACTGGCCAAACCGACTTTTCGGGGTTGCCCGCTTTGGGGTTCGACCAGGTATCGGTGCAGTACGGGTCGGGGGGCAGTGTTGTCGGCTCCGACGCTGTAGGGGGCAGTTTGTTGCTCAGGTCGCTTCCGCGCTATGCGGAGACGGGGGTGCGGGCGTCGGTAGGGTACGGGGAGGCCAGTTTTCAGAACCGGCAGATGCAGGCATCGGTGCAGTTTGCCGGTCGGCCTACCGTAGCTGGGCAAATAGCGGGCAAAACCACCCTATACAATCATCAGTTCAACAACCGGTATCCGTACCGCGAGCGGGGCTACTATTTCATGGAGCCCTCCAACGCCTGGCAACGCGGACTGATGCAGGATTTCTTCTGGCGTAACCGCCGAAACGGGCAGTGGTCGATTAATGCGTGGCTTACCGACTATGCCGTGACTGTTGCCCCCGCCGACACGCTGGGCCGCGAACGAACCCGCACGCAGGGGTACCGGCTCCTGGCGTCGTACGAGGCCGACCGCTGGACGGTGCGCGCGGGTTGGTTGCGCGATGTACTCGACTACGCCAAGGCCGATTTCTCAAAGCCCAGTCACTCGCTTACCGACCGCCTGCTCACCCGGCTCGAACGCGAGTTGGTTGTGAGCCGGGGCGGGGTGTCGCTTTGGCAGGTGCGTGTTGGGGCCGAAGTGGTGCATTATCGAACCCGCGTGGATGGTTACGGAGGCCAGTTGATTACCGAAAACCGGGCCGATGTGTACGCGTTGGCGCGATACCAAACCGGACGGCTAACGGCTTCGGCCAACTTCCGGCAAGGGTTTGTAATGGGCTTTAACCCGCCCCCGACTCCCTCTCTGGGTATCGACTATACGCTGATACAGCGCGACCGGAGCCGCCTGAGTGCGCGGGCGTCGGTGGGGCGGAGCTACCGGGTGCCGACACTCAACGAACGGTACTGGAAAAACCTCGGCAACCCCGACCTCCGGCCCGAACACGGGCTGAACGCCGAAGTAGGGCTGTCGGCCCGGATGCAGCCGACGGCGGCCTGGCTCGTAACCGTCGATGGAACAGCGTACCGCAACCGAATCGACGACTGGACGTACTGGAACCCCGACCGGGGCTATCGGGTCGAAAACCTGCAACAGGTGCTGGCCCGTGGGTTCGAACTGGCCACAACGGCAACGTACACCCAAAGCCGATGGCGCGTGGGCGGGCGGCTCAGTTACGGCCTCACCCGGTCGTCGCAGTTACGGGCCTACGACGTGTATGCCCAGAACATTGTAGGCAAACAACTGCCATACGTGCCGGTGCATACCACCTCAGCAATGGCCTACACGCAGTACCGCCAATGGCGGCTCACGCTGCTGACCCAACTGCAATCGCGCCGGTATAGTACGTTCGACAACACCCAGTATCTGCCGGGCATTGTGCTCACCGACCTGATGGTATCGGTACCGGTTCGGGTAGGGGGGCTTCGGTTGCAGGTACAGGGGCAGGTGAATAATCTGTTTGACGCCTTAATTCTGAACGTCAAGCAGAATGCCATGCCGGGTCGCAACTACGCCCTGAATGTGGTCTTACATACACGCTGA
- a CDS encoding DUF2306 domain-containing protein — translation MTTDTPRLSETVTPNPNKILNLTGTIWFVVATAGQWLFGLYIVLFYGKSTIMGNFEQWNKALPRGYVPGDWKGNVAIGTHVLLAAVMVLGGPLQLMPQVRNRFCNFHRWLGRTYVVTAMVVSTAGVWMIWTRGAVGDTFMHLSNSIQAIYIVLFALFCIRSARKRQLSMHRIWALRLFMVANGVWFFRIGLLCWLVLNGGPVGFDPKTFTGPFLTILSLFSYAVPLPLIVLELYLYAQRKQVKALSLAVGTLIAFCTVLMVIGIIGAAMGLWLPRL, via the coding sequence ATGACAACTGATACACCTCGGCTGAGCGAAACCGTTACTCCTAATCCGAATAAAATTCTGAATCTGACCGGGACTATTTGGTTTGTGGTGGCAACTGCCGGCCAGTGGTTATTTGGCCTGTACATTGTGCTTTTCTACGGAAAATCGACCATAATGGGCAATTTTGAACAGTGGAACAAGGCGCTTCCGAGAGGCTACGTGCCGGGTGACTGGAAAGGTAATGTAGCCATCGGTACTCATGTACTGTTAGCGGCTGTTATGGTGCTCGGAGGGCCATTACAGTTGATGCCGCAGGTCCGTAATCGCTTCTGCAATTTTCACCGTTGGCTCGGCCGAACGTATGTCGTCACGGCAATGGTAGTCAGTACTGCAGGCGTATGGATGATCTGGACACGGGGAGCTGTCGGCGACACTTTTATGCATCTGAGCAACAGCATCCAGGCCATTTATATTGTGCTATTTGCACTGTTCTGTATCCGCAGTGCCCGTAAGCGTCAATTGTCCATGCATCGGATTTGGGCATTGCGGCTTTTTATGGTGGCCAACGGAGTGTGGTTTTTTCGGATTGGGTTGCTCTGCTGGCTTGTGCTCAATGGAGGTCCGGTAGGTTTTGACCCCAAAACATTTACCGGTCCATTCCTTACGATATTGTCGTTGTTTAGCTATGCCGTTCCCCTGCCACTGATTGTTCTAGAATTGTACCTCTATGCGCAGCGCAAACAGGTAAAAGCCCTGAGCCTTGCTGTTGGTACCCTAATTGCTTTTTGTACGGTCTTAATGGTTATCGGGATTATAGGAGCGGCAATGGGTTTGTGGCTTCCCAGACTGTAA
- a CDS encoding toxin-antitoxin system YwqK family antitoxin, with amino-acid sequence MPDLGLKVKQLKKRKDEFKEALREAKKKRMARTEYEGIPIVRITNKFGSGDRTVVEEFYVLKQYQKPAAYLRDFYWFDQKGNRVTNAVPRDREQAEIQILHGPYKRFDNGNLTDEGFYYVGAKDGRWEKYDRNFMLVDKVRWHRGFPAEARITYYDSAHTRVKEVIPIEFGKIKGTYMAFHENGRLAEEGRYDNGVKIGRWTEYYPNTTRQFRRKLTQHARDQWDTSFEPYVISEWDEKGKMTYERPKENTVVEEADDN; translated from the coding sequence ATGCCCGACCTCGGCCTGAAGGTTAAGCAACTCAAAAAGCGAAAAGACGAATTTAAGGAAGCGTTGCGCGAGGCCAAAAAGAAGCGCATGGCCCGCACCGAATACGAAGGAATTCCGATTGTACGGATCACCAATAAATTCGGCTCCGGCGACCGCACCGTAGTCGAGGAGTTTTACGTACTCAAACAGTACCAGAAACCAGCCGCCTACCTCCGCGATTTTTACTGGTTCGACCAGAAGGGCAACCGGGTTACCAATGCCGTACCGCGCGACCGTGAGCAGGCCGAAATTCAGATTCTGCACGGACCCTACAAACGTTTCGACAACGGGAACCTCACCGACGAAGGCTTTTATTATGTGGGTGCCAAAGATGGCCGCTGGGAAAAGTATGACCGCAACTTTATGCTGGTCGACAAGGTGCGCTGGCACCGGGGTTTCCCGGCCGAAGCCCGGATTACGTACTACGACTCGGCCCACACGCGGGTGAAAGAGGTAATACCCATTGAGTTTGGTAAGATAAAAGGTACGTACATGGCCTTCCACGAAAACGGCCGCTTAGCCGAAGAGGGCCGCTACGACAATGGCGTGAAAATAGGCCGCTGGACCGAATACTACCCCAATACTACCCGGCAGTTTCGGCGCAAACTGACCCAACACGCCCGCGATCAGTGGGATACCAGCTTTGAGCCCTACGTAATTAGTGAATGGGACGAAAAAGGCAAGATGACCTACGAACGCCCGAAAGAGAATACGGTAGTCGAGGAGGCAGACGATAATTAG
- the meaB gene encoding methylmalonyl Co-A mutase-associated GTPase MeaB translates to MRPRFSSQQYIDGVLSGDRLLLSRAITLIESRLDTDQVLAQEVLAAVAPHTGRSVRVGITGVPGVGKSTFIESFGLYLIEKGHRLAVLAVDPTSQRSGGSLLGDKTRMEQLSMNPQAYIRPTPAGDSLGGVAHRTRETMLLCEAAGFDVILIETVGVGQSETLVHGMVDFFLLLMLAGAGDELQGMKRGIMELADALAITKADSDNQQAANRARAEYQNALHLFPPTGTGWFPPVLTCSALTGEGIGEVWATIQAHQQKGEQQGFRAQRRQEQQITWFRTYLRQRLEHHFFVQPGMSERLQQAEQAVKTGDLLPVQAVERLLG, encoded by the coding sequence ATGCGCCCACGTTTTTCATCCCAACAGTACATCGACGGCGTTTTGTCGGGAGACCGCTTGCTGCTGAGCCGGGCCATCACCCTCATCGAGAGCCGGTTAGATACGGATCAGGTGCTGGCGCAGGAGGTACTGGCTGCGGTAGCCCCGCATACGGGGCGCTCGGTGCGCGTGGGCATTACGGGCGTGCCGGGCGTGGGCAAGAGCACATTTATTGAGTCGTTTGGGCTGTATCTGATCGAAAAAGGGCACCGCCTGGCGGTATTGGCCGTTGACCCCACGAGCCAACGGTCGGGGGGGAGCTTGCTGGGCGATAAAACCCGGATGGAGCAACTTTCTATGAACCCGCAGGCGTACATCCGGCCCACCCCCGCCGGTGACTCGCTTGGTGGAGTGGCACACCGCACTCGCGAAACCATGCTCCTGTGCGAAGCGGCTGGGTTCGATGTCATTCTGATCGAGACCGTTGGGGTGGGGCAGTCCGAAACGCTTGTTCACGGCATGGTCGATTTCTTTTTGTTGCTTATGCTTGCCGGTGCGGGCGATGAGCTTCAGGGCATGAAACGGGGCATTATGGAACTGGCCGATGCGCTGGCCATCACCAAAGCCGACAGCGACAATCAGCAGGCCGCCAACCGCGCTCGGGCTGAGTACCAAAACGCCCTGCACTTGTTCCCGCCCACGGGCACGGGCTGGTTTCCGCCGGTACTGACATGCTCGGCCCTGACGGGCGAAGGCATTGGCGAAGTGTGGGCCACGATTCAGGCGCATCAGCAGAAAGGCGAGCAGCAGGGGTTTCGGGCACAACGGCGGCAGGAACAGCAGATTACCTGGTTTCGTACGTACCTGCGTCAGCGATTGGAGCACCACTTCTTCGTACAGCCCGGTATGTCCGAACGGCTGCAACAAGCCGAGCAAGCCGTAAAAACGGGCGATTTGTTGCCCGTACAGGCTGTTGAAAGGTTGCTTGGGTAA
- a CDS encoding glycosyltransferase family 4 protein yields MPRIFIDAERLRDPYSGLGQFCLHLGHELTLQNPDPERFQLTFGVPKAEVGVFGDTVRYHPVSWHDRIWRSGEYDLWHSLHQDVSMLPASGKRLILTIHDLNFLERTDYSIPKKAGKLMALQRKIDRATALTTISEYTASVVREHLNVPESKPMRVIYNGAAVNPDGAATKPAFLPAEVPPYFLFLGVIHPKKNAHVLLPLLQAFPDYRLILAGDNTHDYALHIRQQAVKLGVSEQLLMPGPVSQEEKAWLYGHCEAFLFPSLAEGFGLPAVEAMAYGKPVFLSKLTSLPEVGGMDAFYFESFEPDDLVNTFREGMMQYHEDPLRADRLRWHARRFSWKKAAKAYWELYQEV; encoded by the coding sequence ATGCCCCGTATCTTCATCGACGCCGAACGCCTGCGTGACCCCTACAGTGGTCTGGGGCAATTTTGCCTGCACCTCGGCCACGAACTTACCCTTCAGAACCCTGACCCTGAGCGGTTTCAGCTCACGTTTGGGGTACCCAAAGCCGAAGTCGGCGTGTTTGGCGATACCGTCCGGTACCACCCGGTGTCGTGGCACGACCGGATCTGGCGCTCGGGCGAGTACGACCTCTGGCATAGCCTACACCAGGACGTTTCGATGCTACCGGCATCGGGCAAACGGCTGATTCTGACCATTCACGACCTCAATTTTCTGGAACGAACCGATTACTCGATTCCGAAAAAGGCGGGCAAGCTGATGGCTCTTCAACGGAAAATTGACCGGGCAACGGCCCTGACTACCATCTCGGAATACACAGCCTCGGTGGTGCGCGAGCACCTGAACGTGCCCGAGTCAAAACCGATGCGGGTGATCTACAATGGCGCGGCCGTGAACCCCGACGGCGCGGCCACCAAACCCGCCTTTCTGCCCGCTGAGGTTCCGCCTTATTTTCTGTTTCTGGGCGTGATTCACCCGAAGAAAAACGCCCACGTGCTACTGCCTCTGTTGCAGGCTTTCCCGGACTACCGGCTTATTCTGGCCGGCGACAACACGCACGACTACGCTCTGCACATTCGGCAACAAGCTGTAAAACTGGGGGTCTCGGAGCAGTTGCTCATGCCGGGGCCGGTCAGTCAGGAAGAAAAAGCGTGGCTGTATGGCCATTGCGAAGCCTTCTTGTTTCCGTCGTTGGCCGAGGGGTTTGGTTTGCCCGCTGTAGAAGCGATGGCCTACGGTAAACCCGTTTTCCTGTCGAAGCTCACGAGCCTGCCCGAAGTCGGGGGAATGGACGCGTTCTATTTTGAGTCATTTGAGCCCGACGATCTGGTAAACACCTTCCGTGAGGGCATGATGCAGTACCACGAAGACCCCCTCCGTGCCGATCGGCTACGGTGGCACGCCCGCCGGTTCAGCTGGAAAAAAGCGGCCAAAGCATACTGGGAGCTGTATCAGGAGGTGTAG
- a CDS encoding pyridoxal phosphate-dependent decarboxylase family protein translates to MSPLLTSAYSPDTFRQQGHALIDLLADFLADAQAGNQPPLHYREPDDELAFWQRDFEQPTNPDPAAVWKNLLTHSIQLHNPRFMGHQVSAPLPLSALTSALTSLLNNGQAVYEMGMAGNALERLLTRWLAGRLGLGPEAGGLMTSGGTLANLTALLTARALKAPTDVWADGSTDRLAIMVSEEAHYYVDRAARIMGLGSAGIIKIPTNDRFQMQTALLGPYLKQAQADGLTVFAVIGSACSTSTGSYDALTAIADFCEQHNLWFHADGAHGAVAALSDTYRPLVRGIDRADSVVVDFHKMMMMPALVTAVLYRRDADAFRTFQQKAQYLWADASSPDWFNSGKRAFECTKLMMSAKVYTALKTYGEALFTEYVEAQYGLARQFAEHIAGQTDFEIAVQPESNIVCFRYIGATVSPDRINELNSAIRQAMLTDGQFYIVQTSLRGHTWLRVSIMNPLTTLDHLKQLLDAVRQLGIGLIRQYGM, encoded by the coding sequence ATGAGCCCGTTACTGACTTCTGCTTATTCGCCCGACACGTTTCGCCAGCAAGGCCACGCCCTGATTGATTTATTGGCCGATTTTTTGGCCGATGCCCAGGCAGGCAACCAACCACCCCTGCACTACCGTGAGCCCGACGACGAACTGGCGTTCTGGCAACGCGATTTTGAGCAACCTACCAACCCCGACCCGGCGGCTGTCTGGAAAAACTTGCTCACCCACTCCATTCAGTTGCATAATCCCCGATTCATGGGCCATCAGGTGTCGGCTCCGCTGCCACTGTCAGCGCTAACGAGTGCCCTTACCAGCCTGCTCAACAACGGACAGGCTGTGTACGAAATGGGTATGGCTGGCAATGCGCTCGAACGCCTGCTAACCCGGTGGCTCGCCGGGCGGCTTGGCCTCGGCCCCGAAGCAGGCGGCCTCATGACCTCAGGCGGCACCTTAGCCAACCTGACTGCCTTGCTGACGGCCCGCGCCCTGAAGGCACCCACCGACGTTTGGGCCGACGGCAGTACCGACCGGCTCGCCATCATGGTGTCAGAAGAAGCCCACTACTACGTCGACCGGGCGGCCCGAATTATGGGCCTCGGTTCGGCGGGCATTATCAAAATCCCGACTAATGACCGATTCCAGATGCAAACCGCCCTGCTGGGGCCGTATCTGAAGCAGGCACAGGCAGATGGTCTGACCGTATTTGCCGTGATTGGTTCGGCCTGCTCCACCTCGACGGGCTCATACGATGCCCTGACAGCCATTGCCGATTTTTGCGAGCAACACAACCTCTGGTTCCATGCCGACGGTGCTCATGGCGCTGTGGCGGCTCTCTCCGATACCTACCGACCGCTGGTGCGGGGTATCGACCGAGCCGACTCGGTGGTGGTCGATTTTCACAAGATGATGATGATGCCCGCTTTAGTGACGGCGGTGCTTTACCGGCGCGATGCCGATGCGTTCCGAACGTTTCAGCAGAAAGCCCAGTACCTCTGGGCCGACGCCAGTAGCCCCGACTGGTTCAATTCGGGCAAGCGAGCCTTTGAATGCACCAAACTCATGATGAGTGCTAAAGTTTACACGGCCTTGAAAACCTATGGTGAGGCCCTTTTCACCGAGTACGTAGAGGCTCAGTACGGCCTGGCGCGTCAGTTTGCAGAGCATATTGCCGGGCAAACGGATTTTGAAATAGCCGTGCAGCCCGAGAGTAACATTGTCTGTTTTCGGTACATTGGGGCAACCGTCTCTCCCGACCGCATCAACGAGCTCAATAGCGCTATTCGGCAGGCCATGCTTACCGATGGGCAATTTTACATCGTACAAACCAGCTTACGCGGGCATACCTGGCTGCGGGTCTCAATCATGAACCCACTGACCACGCTCGACCACCTTAAGCAGCTACTCGACGCGGTACGGCAGTTGGGGATAGGGCTGATCCGCCAGTACGGTATGTAA
- a CDS encoding DUF5074 domain-containing protein, translating to MNQSSFNRNSLQTSPVRTAAFPIAMALASALFVTACQTTDPEPSPYEQGVIVLNSGNFTDNNGTLSFVPRNSVTASTNIFQQANNRSLIGGMQGYTEVDGKGVILVDNSTAGQDKVEIVEVGTFKSLATLAAPDIENPRHVVQVAPNKAYISCWGATGDFSNFYPNPGYIAVVDLASRKVVKKITVSKGAERLVVNGSEVLVGSDGGEKDLYVVDVTTDEVKQKITLGNNPRPIGLDANGQLWVYSANEMIRMNAQTKAVVNRMRVGNSTAKSPSHITFGPNRQNILFVYSFYDPADGYKQKGETYSFSINDTSIPANTPYINRLFSGLGVDPRDGTIYAGVTPSYKQAGYVLRFNPTTARLIDSVRVEIAPSGFYFR from the coding sequence ATGAATCAGTCTTCCTTCAACAGGAACTCTCTCCAAACCAGCCCTGTACGTACGGCGGCTTTCCCGATAGCAATGGCGCTGGCGTCGGCACTTTTCGTAACCGCCTGCCAAACCACCGACCCTGAGCCGTCGCCGTACGAGCAGGGGGTTATCGTGCTCAACTCCGGCAACTTTACGGATAATAACGGTACGCTGTCGTTTGTGCCGCGCAACAGCGTTACGGCCAGTACCAACATTTTTCAGCAGGCCAACAACCGCTCTCTGATTGGCGGTATGCAGGGCTACACCGAGGTCGACGGGAAAGGGGTTATTCTGGTCGATAACAGTACGGCCGGGCAGGACAAAGTTGAAATTGTGGAGGTCGGTACGTTTAAATCGTTGGCAACGCTGGCGGCTCCCGACATTGAAAACCCGCGTCATGTGGTGCAGGTGGCTCCTAACAAGGCATACATTTCGTGCTGGGGTGCTACGGGCGATTTCTCCAACTTTTACCCTAATCCCGGTTACATTGCCGTAGTTGACCTGGCGAGCCGGAAGGTAGTCAAGAAGATTACGGTTTCGAAAGGGGCCGAGCGGCTGGTTGTCAACGGCTCGGAGGTATTGGTTGGCTCTGACGGGGGCGAGAAAGACCTGTACGTGGTAGATGTGACTACCGATGAGGTAAAACAAAAAATTACGCTGGGTAACAACCCGCGGCCTATTGGGCTCGATGCCAACGGGCAGCTTTGGGTGTATTCGGCCAATGAGATGATTCGGATGAATGCCCAGACAAAGGCGGTTGTCAACCGGATGCGTGTTGGGAATAGCACCGCTAAAAGTCCCAGCCATATTACGTTTGGCCCTAATCGGCAGAATATCCTGTTTGTGTACTCATTCTACGACCCGGCCGATGGGTACAAACAGAAAGGCGAAACGTACAGCTTCTCCATCAACGATACGTCTATTCCGGCCAATACTCCGTACATCAACCGGTTATTCTCGGGTCTGGGCGTTGACCCCCGCGACGGGACTATCTACGCGGGCGTGACGCCTTCATACAAGCAGGCCGGATATGTACTGCGGTTTAATCCAACAACTGCCCGTCTGATCGACTCGGTACGGGTCGAGATTGCCCCCAGCGGATTTTATTTCCGATAG